Proteins encoded in a region of the Nicotiana tomentosiformis chromosome 9, ASM39032v3, whole genome shotgun sequence genome:
- the LOC104096488 gene encoding uncharacterized protein, protein MDNAYSNINGKIWLFLDIVVEWELLIDTEQQVTIKVYHKDIGKHIILTFVYAKFSSLERLKLWDNLYNLANDMEMPWVVGGDFNVILSEEENIGGLPVYPPEYEDFASCVNLSGLFDLCCKGSPFTWWNGRPNVECIFKRLDRILVNLPFQSLFPNIKMEHLIRTGLNHAPLLMICGANTTHLVKPFRFKVRRVKIALSKWSKLTYGDIFKQLAIREDIVKIKEMLFEEEPTIDNKIVLQKAQAELKRYLSIEEQY, encoded by the exons ATGGACAATGCGTATTCAAACATAAATGGCAAGATATGGTTGTTCTTAGACATTGTAGTTGAGTGGGAATTACTGATTGATACCGAGCAGCAGGTGACTATCAAGGTCTATCATAAAGACATTGGTAAGCACATTATATTGACTTTTGTCTACGCCAAATTTTCATCACTTGAGAGGCTAAAATTGTGGGACAACTTGTATAATCTTGCTAATGACATGGAAATGCCTTGGGTAGTTGGTGGAGACTTCAATGTTATATTAAGTGAGGAAGAAAATATAGGAGGCCTTCCAGTTTACCCCCCAGAATATGAGGACTTTGCATCTTGTGTAAATTTAAGTGGATTATTTGATCTTTGTTGCAAAGGAAGCCCCTTTACTTGGTGGAATGGAAGACCAAATGTTGAGTGTATTTTCAAGCGGTTAGATAGGATATTAGTCAATTTGCCTTTCCAAAGTCTTTTCCCCAACATTAAAATGGAACATCTCATAAGAACAGGTTTAAATCATGCACCTTTGCTGATGATTTGTGGAGCTAACACAACACATCTTGTGAAACCTTTTAGATTC AAGGTGAGAAGGGTAAAGATAGCACTTTCTAAATGGAGTAAGCTGACATATGGAGATATATTTAAGCAGCTGGCCATTAGGGAAGATATAGTTAAAATCAAGGAAATGTTGTTTGAGGAGGAACCAACAATTGACAACAAAATTGTCCTCCAAAAGGCACAGGCAGAATTGAAAAGATACTTGAGCATTGAGGAGCAATACTAG
- the LOC138898951 gene encoding uncharacterized protein — translation MRFGKKGKLSPRYAELYIIIQMIGQVAYRIELPPEMSLVHPVFHVSMLKKVVGDPSLIVLVETIEVNEELTYVEIVVAILDRQVQKLRNKEIASMKVLWQNQQVEEATWEA, via the coding sequence atgcggtttggtaagaagggaaaattgagtccaaggtatgCCGAGCTATACATAATTATTCAGATGATCGGTCAGGTGGCTTATAGGatagaactacctccagagatgtctttagtgcacccggtgttccacgtatccatgttgaagaaggtggttggggATCCTTCACTTATTGTTCTGGTTGAGACTatcgaggttaatgaagaattaacTTATGTAGAAATtgtagttgccattcttgataggcaagttcaaaaattgaggaataaagagattgcctccatGAAAGTATTATGGCagaaccagcaggttgaagaggccacctgggaggcctag